The DNA window TTTCGTAAGGAAGAAGcgataattatgaaaaataaaaatgaagttTGGCTTCGAGCGAAGAAATACGgaaatatgtattatttgAATACCGAAAAGAATGAAGCAAACAAAGTGAACGAAGAACAAAGCGAAATAGAAACATGGCATCGCCGGTTGGGCCATCTAAATGAAAAAGACTTAAAGAGAATGGCGTTGTGTGGAAAAGTTCACGGAATGaagctaaaagaaaatgaCAAACTACCGCAGTGTGAAATTTGCATCAGCGAAAAGCAAACGGCAAATACGTATAAAAGTGCTACGGAAAAGAGATGGCAGAAAACTCTAGAAATTGTGCACAGTGACGTGTGTGAACCGATGCGTACACAGTCAAAAAGCGGATGCAAGTACTTTGTTACATTTATAGATGACTATTCGCGATATAGCTCGGTATATTTCTTACAGCAAAAATCGGACgtattaaacgcgtttaaatcgTTCAAAGCCTTAGCAGAAAATGTAAcaggtaacaaaattaaacaattacagagCGATAATGGAACCGAATTCCTGAATAAGGAATCCGACGAATTCCTGCGACAAAGCGGAATTAGCAGACGTCTGTCAGCGCCACATACTCCTCAACAAAACGGCGTGGCAGAGCGGCAGAACCGCACTTTGGTAGAAATGGCCAGATGCATGATGAAGCAAGCGGGGGCTCCTCCGTCATTTTGGGCAGAAGCTATTAGCACGGCTTCCTATCTGCGTAACCGGTGCCCAACAAAGGCTCTATTTGGGGAGCTACCCTACACCTATTGGACAGGTAAAGTTCCCACGGTAATGTATTTACGTACATTTGGAACGAAGGCGTATGCATTAATAAAAGGCACGAATAAGGGAAAGTTTGAGTCACGATCTGAGGAATGCATACTGGTAGGATACGCTGCAGAATCGAAAGCGTATCGCCTTTATTCTCCTCAGAGGAGATCCATCGTGGTGAGCAATGATGTAAAGTTTATGAATACATCGGGGTTCAAGAGtaaatatgaagaattttacgaGAACGAACCTGAGGGAGAATTGTCTATTCAGATGACTGATAATTTACCGGACGAACAAGTAGAACCCTCTAGCAGCAGCGAAGTAGAAGAAGAGACTCCTGTTGTGGAGAAAAGGGGCAGAGGACGCCCAAAATTGCTGAGAACCGGACAGCGTGGGAGGCCACGTAAGATGTATCAGCAAAGACAGGAAGATGAAACTCCCAACAATGATCCCGCAGAAAATGACACATCGATTGATGACGAATTTGAGGATTGCGAATTGGCATTCTTAGCAGTAACGGGGGATCCTTTAACATTAGAAGAAGCACTCAAATCCAAAGAAGCAGTTCATTGGAAGCGCGCAGTGGAAGACGAGTTTATGGCCCAAGTCCTCAACAAAACTTGGGAGATAACAGAACGCCCAAACAATCGGAAAGTGATTGGAAACAAGATGGTTTTCCAAACCAAGGACGACGGCAGCATTTTGGGAAGAAAGAAAGCCCGTTTATTTGCCAAGGGATATGCGCAGAAACCTGGAGAAGATTTCTTTGAGTCCTACTCACCTGTAGCGCGATTTACATCAGTGCGACTATTGGTTGCTCTATCAGCAGAATTTCAGATGGAAATTCACCAAATGGACGTCGTCACTGCCTACCTCAACGGTGAGCTAGAGGAGCAGGTATTCATGGATATACCTGAGGGTTTCAGCGAGTTCATGGAGCAGCTGGAATCAGACGCGAAAATCGGATCAAAGCAGGAGTTAGCATCGACAGATTTTAGAAAGGCAGCatgtttttggagaaaatccttaaaacaaATGAGAGATCCTGTTTGTTTACTACGAAAGGCACTCTACGGACTTCGTCAATCAGGACTTCGTTGGTATTGCAAGCTTACAGAGAAGCTTAAGGAAATCGGACTTAACCCAACTGAGCAAGATCCATGCCTGTTTGTCAAGCAAGGAGACGGAAAGTTTCTACTTGTCACCAtatatgttgatgatttgcttttggcatcaAATTATCCTAATTGGCTGCTTGAAACCAAAGCTCACTTGGGAGCATCATTCAAGATGAAGGATTTTGGACCAGTCAAAACGTGCTTGGGAATCGAGTTTAAACAGAATGCGAGACAGCAGACAGTCTTCATGAGCCAAGAGAAGTACATCGACGCTATCCTTCGAAAATACGGCATGGAAGACTGCAAGCCGGCTATCACCCCGATCGAGTCCAAATCAGCACTGAAGCGACCAGAGAACCcagacgaggaggagatgaAACGGTATCCTTATCAAAGCTCAATTGGTTCTCTTATGTTTCTTGCAGTTTCTACGCGACCAGATATCGCGTTCGCAGTGAATTTCCTGAGTCAGTTCAACTCCAACTACTCAGCCGAGCACTGGAAGGCGTCTAAGCGTATCCTACGATACTTAAAGGGTACGAAGATGCTTGGGTTACTCTTCAAGAAGACTGGAGATGACCTTTACGGCCTCGTGGATGCGGATTGGGGGTCCAACCTATCCGACCGTCGCTCTTATTCAGGGCAAGCGTTCATCCTGGCAGGCGCTTCCATATCCTGGGAGGCGCGTAAGCAGCGTACCGTGGCTTTGTCGAGTACTGAGTCAGAGTACTTGGCGATGTCGGAAGCCGTTAAGGAGGCGCTGTATTTGAAGGCTCTCCTTAACCGGATCGGATCGACCTGTGATTCTGTCCGAATTTTCAACGACAACCAGAGCGCACAACAACTGGTGAAGGGGTTCGGCTTCCATCCTCGGACTAAACACATTGATGTCCGACACCACTTCATACAAGAGAAGGATAAGAGTGGTGATATCACGGTGGCGTACATGCCGACTGAGAAGATGCCCGCTGATGTCCTCACCAAAGGATTATGCAGTAGCAagcataataattgtattctttctttgggcataactaatatatagtataggatTGCTACTTTGAGGGGGTGtgttcgaattaagcgcctcatccaaagtaccaatctggtaactccatctgaggaccgttttggccagcatattatcctcaactggccacacttttgatttcagtcttgcgcggcgtgttttcaagagcagtcgatcttgcgtgccattcttttgttctccattcaatatataataaacttatgtatatgtattaatccgaAAAGGCTCAAGTGtacttatttaatccggatactcatgcacctgcgttggggggaaaatcccaacacAAACATTCGTTTGAGTGGGAGAATTCGATGAAGCGTGAGTACAAGGCTCTTCTCGATAACGAAACGTGGACGTTGGTCGACCTCCCGCCGAATGCCAAAGCCATAGGATCGATGTGGGTTTTTCGCATCAAACGCGATGACCAGGGCAATGTAGAGAGATTCAAGTCGAGGCTGGTCGCCAAGGGATGCAGCCAGCAGTTCGGTGTTAACTACACTGAAACGTTTTCGCCAGTCATACGGTATGAAAACATCCGTTTAATCTTTGCCATAGCGGCAGAGAAAGGGTTGCATTTACATCAGATGGACGTCACAAATGCATATCTGAACGGCAAGCTTGGCGAAAACGAAGTAATTTTCATGAAGCAACCGGAGCACTTCATAGATGCAGAAAAGCCAAATGCCGTATTGAAACTCAACAGGGCCATCTACGGGCTTAAGCAATCCGGCAGAATTTGGAACGAAACAATTGATAAAGCATTAAAGGACTTAGGATTTGTGCAATCTgattttgaaaaatgcctttatataaaaatcaatccTAATTCTTATAATCTTATCGCCATTTATGTAGACGACCTGATTATAGCCTGTTCCAACAAAGATGACCTGGTAAACATCAAGAAGAAGCTGCACGACAAATTCGAGAGTCGTGATAACGGGCCACTCCACCACTTTCTGGGTATGGAGATTCGTCGTGAGGATCCGCAGGGTACTATTTCTGTGTGTCAGAAACAGTACATTAAGAGCATACTGGAGAGGTACAACATGGGCGTATGTCGCTCTGTATCGACGCCACTGGATCCTGGATTCCAAGGAAGCTGCTTGGACGAAAGCTGCAAAAGGGCAAATGCGACCGACTACCAGTCGATCATTGGATCGCTAATGTATTAAGCGATATGTACTCGCCCTGACATCATGCACTCTGTGTGCAAACTGGCCCAAAGGAATTGCGATCCACACCAAGAGCACGAGCTAGCAGCCAAACACATTTTGCGCTATCTCTCGAAGACGATCGACCTGAAGCTGCGTTATCAGAAGACTGGGCAGCGCCTGCATGCGTATGTCGATGCAGACTGGGCGAACAGCATCCCAGACCGGAAGTCGTACACTGGATACGGTTTCTTCTACGGAGGATCGGTGATTTCCTGGGAATCACGCAAGCAAACTGTCGTCGCTTTAAGCAGCACCGGAGCCGAGTACGTAGCGTTGTCGTCAGCCGCCAAAGAAGCTATGTACCTGAGCCGTCTCCTGAAGGAAGTTGGGTGCCATCCGGCATCTGATCCTGTTCACATATACGGTGACAATCTAAGTGCACAGCAAATTGCTACCAATCCCGTGCACCACAAGCGAACCAAACACATCGACATTAGATATCACCACGTCAGAGAAGTAATTGAAAGCAATGAAATTTGTATTAGTTATGTTCCAAGTAAAGAAAACGGCTgatatttttaccaaaaatgtACAGAAAATTAAACATGATAAATTTGTGGAAATGCTCGgtttaaaactgtaaacaataTTGTAAAGAAACATTCAACTTGAGAAGAAGTGTTAAAGTATGCAAGCTGAACGTTTCATATTCGATAACCGATGAAATGGAAATTCTAGTATAATGAAGTATGGTCTCTTTATTATCCTCCTCCTATGTTCACTCCTTCGCAAGCCATCAAACTGAATAAACGTAAGTCTGGTGTTCTCCTTTTCTAACGAGTGTGTCGCGTACGGTATACTTTTGTATTAGGCCCTTATATTTATCCACGAACATAACCCCCaacaaatacatttgcatactcaattgtaaatttaaaaacaaaaagttcacaactcagctaataatgcctgaatccactttagaatttgtattcacaactcagctaataatggatgtattaacggcagaatttgtacttatattagtttttacacggcttatacatttgcatactcaattgtaaatttgtaaacaaaaagttcacaactcagctaataatgcatgtagccacggcataaattgtacttatattagtttttacacggcttatacatttgcatactcaattgtaaatttgtaaacaaaaagttcacaactcagctaataatgcatgtagccacggcataaattgtacttatattagtttttacatggctaatacattttcatactcaattgtaaatctgtagacaaaaagttcacagctcagctaataatgcatgtatccacttcagaatttgtatttatattagtttttacacggctaatacatttgcatactcaattgtaaatttgtaaacaaaaagttcacatctcagctaataatgaaatttgtaaacaaaaagttcacaactcagctaataatgcatgtatccacggcataaattgtacttatattattttttacatggctaatacatttgcatactcaattgtaaatttgtaaacaaaaagttcacagctcagctaataatgcctgtatcgacttcagaatttgtatttatattagtttttacacggctaatacatttgcatactcaattgtaaatttgaaaacaaaaatttcacaactcagctaataatgcctgaatccacttcagaatttgtatttatattagtttttacacggctaatacatttgcatactcaattgtaaaaattgtaaacaaaaagttcacatctcagctaataatgaaatttgtaaacaaaaagttcacaactcagctaataattcatgtatccatggcataaattgtacttatattattttttacatggctaatacatttgcatactcaattgtaaatctgtagacaaaaagttcacagctcagctaataatgcctgtatcgacttcagaatttgtatttatattagtttttacactgctaatacatttgcatactcaattgtaaatttgaaaacaaaaatttcacaactcagctaataatgcctgaatccacttcagaatttgtatttatattagtttttacacggctaatacatttgcatgctcaattgtaaatttgtaaacaaaaagttcacaactcagataatagtgcatatatccacttcagaatttgtatttatattagtttttacacggctaatacatttgcatgctcaattgtaaaattgtaaacaaaaagttcacaactcagataatagtgcctatatccacttcagaatttgtaattatattagtttttacacggctaatacatttgcatgctcaattgtaaaattgtaaacaaaaagttcacaacttagataatagtgcatatatccacttcagaatttgtaattatattagtttttacatggctaatacatttgcatactcaattgtaaatttgtaaacaaaaagttcacaactcagctaataattcatgtatccacttcagaatttgtaattatattagcttttacatggctaatacatttgcatactcaattgtaaaattgtaaacaaaaagttcacaactcagctaataattcatgtatccacttcagaatttgtatttatattagtttttacacggctaatacatttgcatgctcaattgtaaatttgtaaacaaaaagttcacaactcagataatagtgcatatatccacttcagaatttgtaattatattagtttttacatggctaatacatttgcatactcaattgtaaatttgtaaacaaaaagttcacaactcaactaataattcatgtatccacttcagaagttgtatttatattagtttttacacggctaatacatttgcatgctcaattgtaaaattgtaaacaaaaagttcacaactcaactaataattcatgtatccacttcagaatttgtatttatattagtttttacacggctaatacatttgcatgctcaattgtaaaattgtaaacaaaaagttcacaactcagataatagtgcatatatccacttcagaatttgtaattatattagtttttacatggctaatacatttgcatactcaattgtaaagttgtaaacaaaaagttcacaactcagataatagtgcatatatccacttcagaatttgtaattatattagtttttacatggctaatacatttgcatactcaattgtaaatttgtaaacaaaaagttcacaactcaactaataattcatgtatccacttcagaatttgtatttatattagtttttacacggctaatacatttgcatgctcaattgtaaaattgtaaacaaaaagttcacaactcagataatagtgcatatatccacttcagaatttgtaattatattagtttttacatggctaatacatttgcatactcaattgtaaatttgtaaacaaaaagttcacaactcagctaataatgaatgtatccacttcagaatttgtatttatattagtttttacacggctaatacatttgcatgctcaattgtaaaattgtaaacaaaaagttcacaactcagctaataattcatgtatccacttcagaatttgtatttatattagtttttacacggctaatacatttgcatgctcaattgtaaatttgtaaacaaaaagttcacaactcagataatagtgcatatatccacttcagaatttgtatttatattagtttttacacggctaatacatttgcttgctcaattgtaaaattgtaaacaaaaagttcacaactcagctaataattcatgtatccacttcagaatttgtatttagtttttacacggcttatacatttgcatactcaattgtaaatttgtaaacaaaaagttcacaactcagctaataatgcatgtagccacggcataaattgtacttatattagtttttacaaggctaatacattttcatactcaattgtaaatctgtagacaaaaagttcacagctcagctaataatgcatgtatccacttcagaatttgtatttatattagtttttacacggctaatacatttgcatactcaattgtaaatttgtaaacaaaaagttcacatctcagctaataatgaaatttgtaaacaaaaagttcacaactcagctaataatgcatgtatccacggcataaattgtacttatattattttttacatggctaatacatttgcatactcaattgtaaatttgtaaacaaaaagttcacagctcagctaataatgcctgtatcgacttcagaatttgtatttatattagtttttacacggctaatacatttgcatactcaattgtaaatttgaaaacaaaaatttcacaactcagctaataatgcctgaatccacttcagaatttgtatttatattagtttttacacggctaatacatttgcatactcaattgtaaaaattgtaaacaaaaagttcacatctcagctaataatgaaatttgtaaacaaaaagttcacaactcagctaataatgcatgtatccatggcataaattgtacttatattattttttacatggctaatacatttgcatactcaattgtaaatctgtagacaaaaagttcacagctcagctaataatgcctgtatcgacttcagaatttgtatttatattagtttttacacggctaatacatttgcatactcaattgtaaatttgaaaacaaaaatttcacaactcagctaataatgcctgaatccacttcagaatttgtatttatattagtttttacacggctaatacatttgcatgctcaattgtaaatttgtaaacaaaaagttcacaactcagataatagtgcatatatccacttcagaatttgtatttatattagtttttacacggctaatacatttgcatgctcaattgtaaaattgtaaacaaaaagttcacaactcagataatagtgcctatatccacttcagaatttgtaattatattagtttttacacggctaatacatttgcatgctcaattgtaaaattgtaaacaaaaagttcacaacttagataatagtgcatatatccacttcagaatttgtaattatattagtttttacatggctaatacatttgcatactcaattgtaaatttgtaaacaaaaagttcacaactcagctaataattcatgtatccacttcagaatttgtaattatattagcttttacatggctaatacatttgcatactcaattgtaaaattgtaaacaaaaagttcacaactcagctaataattcatgtatccacttcagaatttgtatttatattagtttttacacggctaatacatttgcatgctcaattgtaaatttgtaaacaaaaagttcacaactcagataatagtgcatatatccacttcagaatttgtaattatattagtttttacatggctaatacatttgcatactcaattgtaaatttgtaaacaaaaagttcacaactcaactaataattcatgtatccacttcagaagttgtatttatattagtttttacacggctaatacatttgcatgctcaattgtaaaattgtaaacaaaaagttcacaactcagataatagtgcatatatccacttcagaatttgtaattatattagtttatacatggctaatacatttgcatactcaattgtaaatttgtaaacaaaaagttcacaactcaactaataattcatgtatccacttcagaatttgtatttatattagtttttacacggctaatacatttgcatgctcaattgtaaaattgtaaacaaaaagttcacaactcagataatagtgcatatatccacttcagaatttgtaattatattagtttttacatggctaatacatttgcatactcaattgtaaatttgtaaacaaaaagttcacaactcagctaataatgcatgtatccacttcagaatttgtatttagtttttacacggcttatacatttgcatactcaattgtaaatttgtaaacaaaaagttcacaactcagctaataatgcatgtagccacggcataaattgtacttatattagtttttacatggctaatacattttcatactcaattgtaaatctgtagacaaa is part of the Drosophila kikkawai strain 14028-0561.14 unplaced genomic scaffold, DkikHiC1v2 scaffold_133, whole genome shotgun sequence genome and encodes:
- the LOC138929332 gene encoding uncharacterized protein is translated as MHSVCKLAQRNCDPHQEHELAAKHILRYLSKTIDLKLRYQKTGQRLHAYVDADWANSIPDRKSYTGYGFFYGGSVISWESRKQTVVALSSTGAEYVALSSAAKEAMYLSRLLKEVGCHPASDPVHIYGDNLSAQQIATNPVHHKRTKHIDIRYHHVRE